aacgTCACGAAATTCcaaagttcaaaagaaaacaaacatacaCAGGGATTTAATTGATTCAAAGTAGTAACAAATGGtgaaaaaatgcataatttgTTGTGATTTCACATTAACAtgttagaataaaaaattatcgtattctatatattacaatattggatcaaatattaatacattaatttaattatttaattactacatcaatgaatttctttttcttttttaaataataattttaccattaatattatataatatttgtttattatatgctaaagcatatttaaaaattaaatagaattaagaGATTTCACGTGAATTTATGCACATGTTTCAACTGAAAAGATGGAAACAATAgtcacaaattattttttcctaaaacaaaacattcgtaaccaaatctaaatatgcACTTTCATAACTAAGGACCAAAACTCATATTACGTAGAATTGAGCATggtttaaatgaaattattaacaaaatacttacaCTTTAAACCAGGTTTTTTGGCAACATACATAGTGAGAAAATTCCAAATTTACCCTCTTACTTGtatcttttcaataaaaagtgcatcttagttgtaattatgtcaaaataaaaataaaaaaataactcgTCAGTTAACGTGGTTATTCATTAATTGATTTGGGTGAACTTTCTGaagataaaaataacaaaaacaaacaaacaaaagactAGAacatgttatttaattatgtaattacAACTTCCCTTTCTCCTCcgtgagaaaaaaaaccatttctctaaatttcatCTATATATGTGTATTGATCAAATGACCCATATCAATAAGGACACAAAATTGgcaaagaacaaataaattaaaatggacAATAACTCTTGTTTCAttactttctctctcattGGAGTTCTTTTGTTCACCATCATTTCAAATGTGGCATCATCTAACGACGTTGTTTCTACCATCTGTTCAGAAATCTCAAATCCACAATTTTGTTTAAGTGTGTTGAAATCTGCAGGCACTACAGATCTAAAAGGCTTGGCTGTATACACCTTAAACCTTGCTCATTCAAATGCTGGCAAATCTTTGATCCTAGCCAACTCACTAGCAAAAGCCACCACCAATCCTCAACTTAAGCAACGATATTCATTTTGTGCTGAGAGCTATGATGAAGTTGTTGGTGACATTGAAAATGCTCAAAACGACTTGGCACTTGGGGACTTTATTGGTGTCATTATTGCAACTACTGGTGCCATGACAACTCTTGGTGATCACTGTCAGAATAAGCTCTTGCAGCCCGCCGAAGGATACATCGTTGCTTTTAAAGAATAGCAACACTCTAGATGATATATTTAGCATTATTATGGTTATATCCGATCATCTTTGAGGGTTATGTACTTGAACATTTTGATCAATAAATAAActgaagtttaatttttaaaataatattacaatGTGATGGTGATTGGAATTGATTACTTACTTTGATTAAACTTgagaagataaagaaaatcaattaatagaAACGTTCACCGACACACATTGTCAGCACGTCGGAGAAAgcctaaacttttttttcttttcttttacgttctgttttcttttctttgtttgccatcatcatcatcttcttcttcttcttctagctTCTTATGTTCTGTTTCAATTGCATACTTCTGTTATTCTTGTAATTTCTTcgtggttttctttttaactttgtgTTTCAGTGTGGATTcataaacacatttttcaGTGCTCTGGATTCTGGATCTGTTATGATTTGAAAGGGTACAGTGAAGTGAAAAgttgaaatggaaaagaaaaaaagaagaaaagaggacaCTTCTCGCGGTGGTGGCGGCAAAGACTGACGTCGACGACAACACAACTCTCCTCCTCTCCCTATATCTCGGCCGATTTTGGGTTTATTTTCGTTTTGCATTCTGTTATGTGTagaagggagaataaatagtgTGGACTTTCCCCGACATCTTCGAAAACGTTGGGAAATTTACCTTTCGCCGACGTATGTAGTACACACGTCGgagaaagtttaaataataaattcattatttaaactttccCCGACGTACTCCTGTCATACGagtctaaattaaatttaatgcgTTCTCCTTCGGCGATGTGTGTCAAGGTGACGTTGGAAAAAGTTTAAACACTaatgcaattattttaaatcacatatGTTATCGCTTATATGGCATAAGAGTCTATTAACGATAGAAATCTATCTTGATAGGTTTTGctacatttacaatttttaaaaatattcttatatACTTAactattattcctaaaattgctaacccATTATACTTACCCTAAGTTAAATGTATAATGTCAAAAGTAAGTTTACTACGAAGGTAATCTATGTGACCCTTTTATCCTAACGTAGGAAGTTTGTTCCACTCCATACCATTATTGAACTAAAAGGATTAAGTGTGTATTAATATGTTTAAACAAGtataattatagcaaaatctataagtgatatattgatattaGCAATACAATACGCGTCACATATGCAAACATTTTGTGTCTAATCGTTGTATTTACAATTAACTccattaaaatattacaaatagaaatagaacTCTTTAACTATGTTCAGTTAGGatcacaaactacaaaatgaaag
This DNA window, taken from Cucumis sativus cultivar 9930 chromosome 6, Cucumber_9930_V3, whole genome shotgun sequence, encodes the following:
- the LOC116404488 gene encoding pectinesterase inhibitor-like, which gives rise to MDNNSCFITFSLIGVLLFTIISNVASSNDVVSTICSEISNPQFCLSVLKSAGTTDLKGLAVYTLNLAHSNAGKSLILANSLAKATTNPQLKQRYSFCAESYDEVVGDIENAQNDLALGDFIGVIIATTGAMTTLGDHCQNKLLQPAEGYIVAFKE